The Deinococcus sp. AJ005 genome includes a window with the following:
- a CDS encoding heparan-alpha-glucosaminide N-acetyltransferase domain-containing protein, with protein MSGISVTGVPAEVQMDAVTLQRVKTARLTALDAWRGLTVLLMLLVNNVALGGRTPYQLVHAPFGGLTLTDLVFPWFLLCAGAALPFSLSAMTRSGVVGWLRVRRLLTRAVLLYLAGAFLTSVTIRAPTLGLGVLQLIALATLCAALLGGLRGWWQAGIAAALLLGYAAFLTLTPHAAGVGLISETQNPVQTVNDVVLTPLGLRGLISVIPTTALVLLGALAARPLQQRDSRAPLKLLGLGVALSVIGFGWAASGHIPFSKALWTPPYILYSAGLGILGMLAFWLIADSGRVRFGRRLLAPLTIPGRNALAGYMLPILIKFWILLEWQVNWTGKSQSIIASLLELSRTHLGGFAGGLVYTLGYVLAVWLGLAWMARRGLIWKL; from the coding sequence ATGAGTGGCATTTCGGTGACGGGGGTTCCGGCTGAAGTCCAGATGGACGCTGTGACGCTGCAGAGGGTTAAAACAGCCCGCCTGACCGCCCTGGACGCCTGGCGCGGCCTGACCGTGCTGCTGATGCTGCTGGTCAACAACGTCGCGCTGGGTGGGCGCACGCCGTACCAACTGGTCCACGCGCCCTTCGGCGGGCTGACCCTGACCGATCTGGTCTTCCCGTGGTTCCTGCTGTGCGCCGGGGCGGCCTTGCCGTTCTCGCTGTCGGCCATGACCCGCAGTGGCGTCGTCGGCTGGCTGCGGGTGCGCCGCTTGTTGACCCGCGCGGTGCTGCTTTATCTGGCCGGTGCCTTCCTGACCAGCGTGACCATCCGCGCCCCCACGCTGGGGCTGGGCGTGCTGCAACTGATCGCCCTGGCAACGCTGTGCGCGGCGCTGCTGGGCGGTCTGCGCGGATGGTGGCAGGCTGGGATTGCCGCCGCGCTGCTGCTGGGCTACGCCGCCTTTCTGACCCTGACCCCGCACGCGGCGGGCGTGGGTCTCATTTCTGAGACACAGAACCCGGTGCAGACGGTCAACGATGTGGTGCTGACTCCTCTGGGGTTGCGCGGCCTGATCTCGGTGATTCCCACCACGGCGCTGGTGCTGCTGGGCGCGCTGGCGGCCCGGCCCCTGCAACAACGTGACAGCCGCGCGCCGCTCAAGCTGCTGGGGCTGGGGGTGGCCCTCAGCGTCATCGGTTTTGGCTGGGCGGCCAGCGGGCACATCCCTTTCAGCAAGGCACTGTGGACACCGCCGTACATCCTGTATAGCGCGGGGCTGGGCATTCTGGGGATGCTGGCCTTCTGGCTGATCGCCGATTCGGGGCGTGTGCGCTTTGGGCGCAGGCTCCTGGCCCCGCTGACCATTCCGGGGCGCAACGCGCTGGCCGGGTACATGCTGCCCATCCTGATCAAGTTCTGGATCTTGCTGGAGTGGCAGGTGAACTGGACGGGGAAAAGCCAGAGCATCATCGCTTCGCTGCTGGAGCTGAGCCGCACGCATCTGGGCGGGTTTGCGGGCGGGCTGGTCTACACGCTGGGCTATGTGCTGGCCGTGTGGCTGGGGCTGGCCTGGATGGCGCGGCGGGGGCTGATCTGGAAGCTGTGA